TTATTTCTCCCTCGCCCATCGAAATAATCACTTTATTTTACAAGTTTTAACAAGAGCCATGCTGCTGTTGttcccagctagctagcaattaactagctagctgggaagggctcatcaggacaaCTGACTGAACCGAAGCCGTTCGTCTCCACTCGACTCTCAATTTGGGCACCAGGCGTGTCCGGATAGCCTCTCCCGTTTTTGAATTGTTGCCACTAATTGTCCCaagtgggagtgggagtgggggGGGGTTGCATCATTCGTGCGGGGCCGACATGTTTACTGTGCCTTGTTTTCAAATAGGTATTACATCATGAGAATGTGTGTGCAGTCTATCATTCTCGTTGGATGCGTTGTCATTTATAGTAAATAATTTTGCCAATTTTATCCTCTCTCCAGATACAaagactacagagagacactaTGGTCCAACACCCCCTATGACCTCTCCAAGGAGTTCTGGGCTATACTGGCTTGCCGGTTGGCCTTTGTCATTGTTTTTCAGGTCAGATGCCTACACAAAAACAAACCTATCAGTCATTGAGGGTTCAATCTTTTTATGCTGAAAGCATTTTATCATATCCTTTTGAATGACTGTTTTTAGAGTTGTATTGAAGGAATTGTGAAAGAAATGCCTCGATCTCTACCATCTGTTTTCTCTTCTAGAATGTGGTGATGCTGATGAGTGACTTTGTTGACTGGCTGATCCCAGACATCCCCAAGGACATCAGTCTGCAGATCCACAAGGAGAAGATCCTCATGGTGGAGCTCTTCATGAAGGAGGAAGAGGGCAAGAAGCTCCTCCGAGACAACCACACCAACCAAAGTCCTTTTCAGCCCCGCTCTCGCCCTGCCTCGCATACACCTTCTAACTGCTAGTGCCCTAGGGGGCGGCTCCATCTGTCCGTTCATCTGGTCTGTTTTAAAAACCTTCAGCCCCTCTGTCTGGACTtgcacactccacacacacacacacacacacagcggcctACTCAAGAAAAGAGGGAGGCAGTTATTGGCTGGCTTCTGCACCTGCACCCCTTCTGACTTGTAGCAAGTCATTGCCCATCTTTTTGGTGAACCAGGTATCAGGCAGAAGGCTCAGTGCTTTTTTTCTCTTTTGCACAAAAATAGTACAATGCAGGAAAACATGTAGATCTTTTTTGAATATGCAATTTTGCTAgctaatgtttttattttgtaacTTTTGCCTTTTTAAGACACTAAGATCAGGTAAAGGAGCTTGCAATTCTGCCTGTTTACCATGCCAATTTTCCCTTATGTCATGTTTATGTCCTGTTTGTTATTATACTAATTCATAACTATCATGAGCTAGGATTCCATCCAATtggacagattttcatgcaaatattctaaaatctgcataaaaacaatatgcacattttcccaccagagatgtttccatcaaattgacatGTTGCAGATAAAAGTATGTGCAtgatgacgtagtacacataaaaataccttttgCAATTAAATTCCCACGTACTGAATAAAAAAATAGCCTACAAGTTAaaggtttccatcacattttcaaatttactgatggttttctcacaattttttttaacgttatatagcgagtgtgcccactctggtattggcaagTGCGCTCTAGCCAACGTATCTGCGCGCTATTGGCTAGAGTGCGCATATAGCCTACGTGATgatattatggacaaaagagcgagattatttttttggtcaaatagcagccaagcatcgatgatcatatcaccagaataagatcctcgatatttattggaaaggagcatcaagctcatcacctagCACTTTCACCAccatgtgaagttcatcatcatttatttaatctgtagcctaataaactgcttGCTTTCCCGACGATTCGTAGTGGCAGGACCACACACGTCATCGCGTGActcccaagtttacttcgatatgatggttattccACCGAttatttctcgcataattaattttacctaCACAAAAAGAACCCACCTTGTCGAtcgtattttgtcaacatttgcaAAGTTTATTAAACATTTTCCTGTTTCCATCAGacctgtcatgacatttttttttaccctgACATGTACTTTACTAGCATAAAAAGGttagatggaaacctggttacagAAACTTTAGAATAGCCATGTTGTGAATAAAATTCTAGCAATGCTCTGTCAAACATTTAGATGGGGACAGTGGCCTACATTTGTTTCATAAGCACTAATTATTTTGAAGGAGTTTATTTTCTGATTAACAAAAATTTGAATGGATCCCATGCACAGACAACTATTTCAAGGAGAGGAAGAAGGTATTTTGTCAGCTCATTTTGTATATCATTTGTAAGTAAACTATACTTTTTAATGCATATCCAATACATAGTCAATATTGAATCCTATCAATATACACagtctacaaaacattaggaacactgtcctaatattgagtcgcaccctcttttgccctcagaacagccttaattaatcagggtatggactctacaaagtgttgaaagcgttccacagggttgctggcccatgtttactccaatgcttcccacagttgtgtcaagttggctggatgtcctttgggtggtggaccattcttgattcacacaggaaactgttgtgtaaaaaaaaaaaacagcagctttgcagttcttgacacactcaaaccagtgcgcctggcacttactaccataccccgttcaaaggcactaaaaTCTATTGTTTTGCCcgttcaccttctgaatggcacacaaacaatccatgtctcgaggattaaaaattattctttaacctgtctactcccattcatctacactgatttaagtggatttaacaggtgacatcaataagggatcatagctttcacccggcttcacctggtcagtctgtcgtggaaagagcaggtgttcctaatgttttgtatactcaatttaatttaaaaaaatcttaaCACAAGTTAAAAAACATCattaaaagcctttttaaaaccgCATGATCAAACCAAGGCcatatttacaaatgaagcacaaAAACAAACGAGAAGAGAAACATTTTATTTCTATCCTTTGTGGTACCATGTCCCTGTTTTGCTTGTTTGTGACCACTGTTTTTATATGATCTGTAAATCTGTGTTTAGGAACGTGACAGACCTTTGATTTAGTCCCTTTTTTGTGCCAtaagactcccccccccccccccccccccacaccgaCTGTTGGAATGAATTACATTATTCACAATTAACAATTatgatatattttatattttcaatGATATGTACAATATTTAACCGTCTTAAACTTCTGTTTTGTGTGTCTACGGTATTGAAATGTATCACATCGACCTCTTGCAATATAATATGTTTGGAATATTACATTACGCCTGGATGATACTGATTATATAAGATGTCTTTCATTTTGCTTATAGAAAGAACTCTGACCATTAACATAGTCTAAAATGTATTTGTTAGGACACTGCATATTTTAATTTCTGATGCAAGgacatgttcttgttttgtttttgtttttttcaactACTAATCGACCTTTAATATGGTATGTTCATTGTATGAGTTATAGGCCGACGCTGAATTGCAGCCACAATACCTTGTTTTTGATTCGAGTGGCATCTTATTCCCAACTGATCCTTAGATATTTCAGTCCTTGATATTCCTCTTGATATAGATTTAACTGGAGCAGTAGAGAACAACTTGGTGTTTTTAAATATTTACCTGAATTGTACAGCAACCTCACAACTATATTTGATTAGGATAGTACTACATTTATTTCATATTtcggtagatttttttttttgacagCAGGGCTTATATTTACACTAGAGGTCTCTGTCAGCCTAAAATGACATTTTTGGGGGATGTTTGAATTCCAATAAAAGAATACAAGTTATGAGaagtgtacagtatactgtatgtatgtatgcgtgtCATGTGTTGTTTATATAATCGATGTCTCATGTTAGCAATACAATGTTTTCACCCTGAACATGGAACAAAAGCGCCACTAGTGTTAATCAAAAGCGAAACATTGGCAAGagctgtcgtgtgtgtgtgtgtgtggcaaggaGGGGCTAAGCAGAGGGCCTATGGGGACGTGACTGACGCCAGGAGAGAATGGGGTGAGGATGTGAGAAGGTGTgtggagagatatagagagaatccgttttatttgtatttaaggATATATACAGATGGTTCAAAGGATCCAGTGAGTGGAAGGGTGGGGGCTGGGGTATATATCCCAGATTTTAATGTTAGAGTATGTAAGCGGTGAACTGATTGTGTCTGTGTATATGGCAGAGGTGATGGCCACGATTGTAGGTTTGAGATGGGTGGAGGAGGTGAAACCACAGAGTGGCGGTCTGCTCTGACTCGGCTGCAGTGCTGAGTAGTGTGAAGAAGGGCAAGTTGAATTGGGGAGACTTGTTTTGTGGAGATGACGGTGCTGTTAATGGGATTGGAGAGGATGGGAGTGATGGTCATCTTTTGTTGTGTTCCCAGCCACGTGGGTGTGGAGGGGTAATGAGAAGGCCGACGTGGTGGCTAAGAGTgctgtgaggagagagggggtagatatTCAGGTCCCGCATGGCCGCAGAGAAGTCAAGTCCTTGATCCGGGAAAAAGGGCTCGATCTTTGTCAAAGGGAGTGGGATGCTAGTAATAGAGGGAGGCAATTTTATGGCATGCATTGGTCAGTAAAGGTGGGGAGTATGGGATGCAGGAGAGATGAAGTTGTGTGGAGTAGACTACAGTTTGGGCACACAGGTTTGAATGCCACGTTGTGGATGATAGGGAGACATGAAacgggtgtgtgtgtttaccggAGGAAACGGTGGAACATGTGTTGGTTATTTTGTGAATTGTATGAagtagacagggagaggttgtgtGACAGGGTTAGAAAGGCATGTTCgggtggtgtagtggggggagACGAGAGGAGGGAAGTGGTGTCTAGGGGTCTATTTCACTTTCTTAGAGGAACAGGACTAATGAAGAGAATTTAATGTGGTTTGGCCGTGCCTGGCCTCCCaatccagtacagtaggtggcgatgTATACACCTTGAAAGTTGAATGCGATCCGCCAACCCAATCCCAAAGAAGACTggctgtcgtgtgtgtgtgtgaggaagttACTTGGTTTACTACTGCCAAGATGAGCGCATTTAACAGCTTTTTGCTGAAGATTTCAGGTGAACTTGTTGGTGATCAATTGGAGAAAATGAAGTTCCTTTGCATCAATGAAATCGGGAAAAGTCGTCTCGAGAAGATGACCAATGGTTTACAACTTTTCACGGGTTTAATGGAACGAAATAAACTTGGACCTGACAACACAGTATTTCTAGTTTCGCTTTTGAATGACATTGGGCGCCTAGATCTTGCAGACAAAATGACCAACTGTGAAAGTCAATATGCTGGGTCACCTAATGATCTTCCTAACGACGAGGAGCAAGGTAAATGAAGTGGTTATCCCTACTCCCGAATATTGATGGCAAAATGTTGACATAGCATAGGCCATTTTTTATTGGGCTGTGACGCCTGTTTCAACAGTTAAATGGGAGGCGTTGCTTTGTCATTCTACAGAGGGAAGTGCCCTATGTCTTGTTGAATGTAAGAATATTTCAGGAAACATGACTTCATGTTATTTGGGGAACCCTGTCACAATTGTTATGAAAGATATTAGGCTACATTGTCACTATCTTTCTGACATGATCTCCCATACAGTAAATGTTTGCCAGTGTAAATAGAATATTTCCTCTGAGGGAAAATATAAAATATGAAATGCAACTGTATGCCTCAGATAatgtatagcctactgtatatagtgcagtGTGTTGGAAATATGACTTTTATAGGGGACTTATTTACATTCCATGGCATCTTCTCTTTTGCCAGCAAAACTTGACATTGCAACCAAAGTGATCACTGACAACCTTGGAAGGAAGTGGCGAGCATATGGCCGTAAACTTGGCCTGCCAGAGGCCAAACTGGACCATATCTCACAGAAGCACCCTAATGACCTGGAGGAGCAAGTGGTGGAGCTTTTGAAGGAATGGCGAAAAATGCAGAAAGCTGAGGCCAAAACAGACACTTTGATAAAGGCCCTTCGCTCCTGTGATCAGAACTACACTGCTGATCTGATACAGACAGCACTTGAAAAACTTAAAGCCAATGGTGGACAGTGAAAGTGTGACAAACAATATTCATCTCTTCTCAGGCCTCTGTTATTTTCTTATTTACCCAATGGATTATTTATTCATTGCTTTCACAGTGATTTTGGTACTTTTATAAGATTCAGTAAATCACCACAATTTGTTGGCAATATTGGTATACCAGTATACTCATGGACCAGTATAATTTTATGCAGAGTAGCCCAGTGCACTCTGGGTACATACATTCCTACTAGGTACTGTAAGGGAATTTGGGAGAAACTTGATTGAACTATGGATATTATGAAATTGTATAGATAATGTGCATTCAAATTTGATATTGATGTATCCACTGTTGAGATTAGTAAAATTTTGTTGAAAGAAGTCTTGCTGGTAAAAATAATTGTCTACTTATTTAATACTTGTTTAAAGCATTAGAATACTTATGTTGAGTAAAGCATGTTGAATGGACACATATTTGGAGAACTGTATTGAAAGGAAGGATCAATACAGATTAAGCTTTTGATTTCAGTTGATCAGATTTTTATTGTGATTTATTAGAGGTTGCAGTCTTGATGTTTTGAGGCAAATTACATTCTAACAGTTCTACCACTAGAGGTCACTCTACTCCTTCAGCGGAATGATCTTGAGTCCATCGGAAGTGAGACCACAGGTATCCAAGTGTTTCTATTGGGGGAAAATGATACCTTTGTTGATTACTTACTCGTGCACATAAAGCTATGTCCATCGTAATTTATCCTCCCACCATCAATGTCACAATTTTCACCGTTATTAAGCTCTAGATATATTAGAGCTACATTAGCTCTGGGGAAGAGACAAACCCTGAGGTCGGAACGAGGATGTATAATCCATTCGAGCAGCCTTGGCCTAGATTGAATCATCCAAACCCAAGTACAGTAAATTGTTCAGTGTGGCAGTACTCACAGCAGCCATACAGCCTGTTCAGCCTGTCGATGTCGTTCTTGCTCATCTGAGTGGCCTCGCCGAAAGACACGTTGCTGTCGGGGAAGGGCACCATGGTGGGGTGGTTGTTCTTGGAGAAGGCGTACCTGGAACCACACCAAATCACAATACATGCCTATTCAACAATGTCACTGCTGAAGGTACGATATAGCTTGGCCTGAATGAAAGCTCACAGGAATGGATGGTGTATTAGCGCTTGCAATACAATAGGGGTCCACTCCAGAAATATGTGTAATGATTATAAAGACATCATAGCTGACCTGTGGTACTGCATGACAGAGTTGTAGTCATAGGAAGTTCCCTGGTTCAGGGTGGCGATCTTTTCGAATGCGTACTTATACTCTGggaaaacataatacaaaatgttCAGAGAGTTGATGGGCTGTGTTTCAATCTACTTCATGAGCAAGGTCAGTAAGGGGATTAGATTAAGATGGCCCTGGTGCCCGGGTGTAAAGTGATTGCATTCATTTTGGAAACGGACTGCCTCTACTCTGGCCAATGGCGAATTGGGCTCAAATCAAAAGTGGAGCATGTTAAGCACGTGGAGTAATGTAGGATTCTGTGTTTTAACATGCAAAGGTGATTGCTTTTAGTAAAACAGTTTTGGGCTCTATTCAGTCCGTATTGCGGAAGTACAGCATCATTTAAATGTAAAGGCAATATTCCTGTGTTAGGGGAGACTGGATTcacatatgtcggctcaatcggaaatgaccatGACATTTCTATAAATCAATCTATAATGCTTCAGctatacagattgaatagaggcCAAGATCTGCCTTCCCAATAAAAACTAGTTTGACAATTCAAacatattttatggaaaagagatgtaGGCCTATGTTTCTGAACGATGCATCATGCTGCCCTGTTGACAATAAGTCAAGAGGCTCAGATTATGGTTCGATTTCAGCAGGTCACGCCTCCCCACCGATTATCCATTATATTGGCCAGATAGGCTACTCCATTTGCCACTCTTAACTCTAGCTAGGCTAGGgttttgaggttagggttaaggttaaggctaAATTCAGGAGTTAGattaaatggttaaggttaggaaaagggttagctaaaatggttaGGGGATGGggtagctaacatgctaacaagTTGCAAATTAGCTAAATATAAGTAAGTAGTTAAAAAggtgctaaaatgctaaagttgtccgtgaggagattcaaacacgcaacctttgggttgctagacgtttgcgttACACACCCACCCCATCCACCCGACCAAACACCCTCCTTTCGTTTTTGCATTAAgtaccttctgtcttatgtaaccataccaaacataacatgtcatactaatttgagtgtccctgaattgcatttactatgttacgcctagtctatgagaccaggctgccattctagccaatgagaaggCAGATACAAGTGTGACAACAGGGACAACTCTGAtgtaaagtgttttttctcaaagttgccaggATGTCATGTGTCCTACGTATATCATTACACTAATAACAACCTAAACATTACACAActtctatttgatcaaataaacaaCGCATAGCAAATaagaaattacattttttgttaaccaaattcgacactctcattAACCTCCATACAAGAACTCGCCACATGCAGGAGAagactcttctcttcctctctggccTCCCAGACCAGCTTCACCCAGTAACGTGACTGGCCATAGCCTGGTGCGACCCGGGCTAGCTAAATTGAATCCCCTCATTTGTAGAAAAGGCCattcctttcagccaatcagcatgtcCGAATGTAAATTTGGACTCTGGCCCATCCCACTGAAGGTCAGAGTGGTTGTCTTGTCAGCAGATAAAGAGGAAAGTTGCAAAAAGGATCAAAGTTGTTGATGAAGATAAGTAGTTTAATAATCCCTCGTTTCTTGTTGGAGTATGTTTCATGATCAACAAAGTGTTTTTGGGagctccagtcaccctagtcatagactgttctctctgctaccgcacggcaagcagtacagaagcgccaagtctaggtccaaaaggcttctgaacagcttctacccccaagcaataagactgctgaacagctaatcaaatggctacctggactatttgcattgacccccccccgcccattttttttacactgctgctactcgctgttcattatctattatccatgcatagtcaccttacccctacctacatgtacagtaccagtaaaaagattggacacaactactcattcaagggtttttctttatttttactattttctacattgtagaatagtaatgaagacaacactatgaaataaaacatatggaatcgtagtaaccaaaaaaaagtgttaaacaaatcaaaatacatgttatattttagattcttcaaagtagccaccctttgccttgatgacagctttgcacactctttgcattaatctcaaccagcttcatgataaatgcttttccaacagtcttgaaggagttcccacatatgctgagcacttgttggctgcttttccttcactctgcggtccaactcatcccaaccatcacaattgggttgaggtcgggtgattgtggaggccaggtcatcttatgcagcactccatcactctcattcttggtcaaatagcccttacacagcctggaggtgtgttgggtcattgtcctgttgaaaaacaaatgatagtcccactatgcgcaaaccagatgggatggcgtatcgctgcagaatgctgtggtagccatgctggttaagtgttcctcaaattctaaataaatcactgacagtgtcaccagcaaagcacaccccacaccatcacaccacctcctccatgtttgacggtgggaaccacacatgcagagatcatccgttcacctactctgcgtctcacaaagacacagcggttggaaccaaaaatcaaaaatttggactcatcagaccaaaggacagatttccaccagtctaatgtccattactcgtgtttcttggcccaagtaagtctctttttcttattggtgtcctttagtagtggtttctttgcagcaattcgaccatgaaggtctgattcaagcaatctcctctgaacagttgatgttgagatgtgtctgttacttgaactctgtgggctatactcggccttgtctttggacggtaagttggtggttggagacatccctctagtggtgtgggggctgtgctttggcaaagtgggtggggttatatcctgcctgtttggccctgtccgggggtatcatcggatgttGATGATACAGAGACCGGTTAATCAGGCTGAtttaggtagtatgtacatgtagatatggttaaagtgactatgcatatatgatgaacagagagtagcagtagcgtaaagaggggttggcgggtgctgggtagcgggacacaatgcagatagcccggttagccaatgtactggttggtcgggccaactGAGGaagtatgtacatatgtacatgaatgtatagttaaactgactgtgcatatatgataaacagagagtagcagcaccgTAAAcaaggggttgggggggcacacaatgcaaatagtccgggtagccatttgattacctgttcaagagtcttacagtatggcttgggtgtaaaaactgttgagaagcctttttttcctagacttggcactctggtaccgcttcccatgcggtagtagagagaacagtctatgcctggggtggctggggtctttgacaatttttagggcctttctctgacaccgcctggtgtagaggtcctggatggcaggcagcttagccccagtgatgtactcggtcctccttttcctgtagtccacaatcatctccgtagtcttggttacgttgagggataggttgttattctagcaccaccctgccaggtctctgacctcctccctataggctgtctcgttgttgtcggtgatcaggcctaccactattgtgtcgtctgaaaacttaatgatggtgttggagtcgtgcctggccatgcagtcgtgggtgaacagggagtacaggaggggactgagcacgcacacaTCAAACTTATCTATTGCAGTAAAGGaaacttcctttcctgtggcggtcctcatgagagcttgtttcatcatagcgcttgatggtttctgTGGTTGCCCTTGaataaactttaaaagttcttgaaattttcccggattgactgaccttcatgtcttaaagtaatggactatcgtttctcttcgcttatttgagctgttcttgccataatatggacatggtcttttaccaaatagggctatattctgtataccacccataccttgtcacaacacaactgattggctcaaacgcattaagaaggaaagaaattccacaactgaacttttaacaaggcacacctgtaattgaaatgtattccaggtgactacctcatgaagctggttgagagaatgccaagagtgtacaaagctgtcatcaacgcaaagggtggctactttgaagaatctaaaatccaaaatatattttgatttgtgtaacacttttttagttactaaatcatttcatatgtgttatttcatagttttgatgtcttcacttatattctgaccccgatcagacactatatcctcatgcaccccgtagtgccggaagacgtgcg
This region of Salmo trutta chromosome 29, fSalTru1.1, whole genome shotgun sequence genomic DNA includes:
- the fadd gene encoding FAS-associated death domain protein, translated to MSAFNSFLLKISGELVGDQLEKMKFLCINEIGKSRLEKMTNGLQLFTGLMERNKLGPDNTVFLVSLLNDIGRLDLADKMTNCESQYAGSPNDLPNDEEQAKLDIATKVITDNLGRKWRAYGRKLGLPEAKLDHISQKHPNDLEEQVVELLKEWRKMQKAEAKTDTLIKALRSCDQNYTADLIQTALEKLKANGGQ